The genomic DNA aaatttccttttcGTAAGATAAAGACGAAAAAATTCACATGAATTGTAACAAGTGATGGGCAAACCCCTTCAAATGAAAATATACACAACTATTCCTTTCTGATGAAGGaacaaaacgtttgtttttgtttctctcaATCCAAATGGATCCCACAGACAACGACATAGACAGGCAACTAAGCAGAGTtgagtgaaaaataaaatagaccAAGCGCACAAgttcaaattaaaaatgaaaataataacaatgataaaaagaaaaatttggaGCGAATAATCTGACCTTTTACCAACGTCCCAAAATGGAAAGTACCTAATTTATTAGTTTCCACATTATTTCACggcagtttcctttgctttggCTGAGAAATGGTTGTTGGGCATGTGGATTAAAATGAGCAAtgtgaaaattgcctattatAGGAAACTGAAACCATTACCATCACAAATACTGTGACTACCACGACAACTGTCATCACCATAACCACCAccactactgtgaccaccatgaccaccacaactactgtgaccacttgGACCACTGTGACAAACATGAcaaccacaactactgtgaccaccacaaccaccatgaccaccacaactactatgaccaccacgaccactgtaaccaccatgaccaccacaactactgtgaccaccacgaccactgtgaccaccatgacgaCCACAACTACTGttaccaccacgaccaccacaactactgtgaccaccacgaccactgtcaccaccatgaGCACCATGACCACTCTGACCAcaatgaccaccacaactatcGTGACCACTTcgaccactgtgacaaccatgaccaccacaactactgtgaccaccatgaccaccatgaccaccacaactactgtgaccaccacgaccactgtgaccaccatgagcaccctgaccactgtgaccaccatgaccaccatgaccaccacaactactgtgaccaccacgaccactgtgaccaccatgagcaccctgaccactgtgaccaccatgaccaccatgaccaccacaactactgtgaccaccacgaccactgtgaccaccatgagcaccctgaccactgtgaccaccatgaccaccacagtTACTGTGACCagcacgaccactgtgaccaccatgaccactgcAACTcttgtgaccaccacgaccactgtaaccaccatgaccaccacgactACAGTGACTACCAccaccactgtgaccaccatgaccaccacaactactgtgaccaccaccaccactgtgaccaccataactactgtgaccaccacaaccactgtgaccacaatgaccaccacaactactgtgaccaccatgaccaccacaaccactgtgaccaccatgactaccaaaactactgtgaccaccacgaccactgtgaccaccatgaccacgatgaccaccacaactaccgTAGTAGGTAGCAAggattgacaggcctacacaactccttaaCAATAGAGATTTTTGTACCGTATTTCTGGTTTTTGAAGTTACACTCTCACATGAggctattgtattgtattttttggtctttgacCTCTTTAAAGTTTCGCTCTCATAAGCACGTCCTTGAGAGATTTTCCTCTTTTGAAGGATATTAGTGGTGactctttgaaaatttgccgTAGAGAAGGCTGATTTTGTATCAAGTGCCATTTTTCTAATAAAACGTTTTTAAGGTGTGGCACTCCCGGATGATACTGTGTCACAAAGGGCAAGATATCCTTTGggtcttaatttttttgtttcaacgCTGATTCCCTTTCTGTAAATTTAATGTCCGATAGAAGTGTCTCAATCAGACGTTTCGGATAACCTCTAGCAAAGAGACGTGATTTAAATTTGTtaatgttctcttcaaaagttgtttttgaagagttagtgcGTAGGAGTCTTAGGGCTTCGCCCTTCACGAATCCTTTTTTGACACCTGGTGGGTGGCAGGAGGAAAAATGGGTGTACTAAAAGGTTTCAGTTGGCTTGAAGTGTGTTTTTACATCCAGAgtggattgattttgaaaacgtttgccttTGTATACAACAGTGTCTAGAAATGTGGCTTCAGTGTTCGAGATctcagccgtaaattttattgtagggtggtgtgagtttgcttgtgtgatgaacttgtctatatcctgtttgctgacatcccacaacgaaaaaatgtcgtcaatgtatcgtttCCAAATCAGTGGCTTTATGACGCTTTTGCTAAGAATTTCTGTCTCGATGTACGCCATGAAGATGTTTGCGAAAGCAACGGCCATTTTCGTACCCATAGTGGTACCGTGAATTTGAAGATAGTTCTTTCCGTTGAATTGGAAAGAATTCTCTTTAAGTATAAGTCTTAGCATTTCTTTGATATAGTTAGTGGGAATTGGagggttatttttgtgaaaattttcgtaCGCATTGCATACTGTAGTGATTCCGTCTTCTTGCGGTATATTTGTATATAGACTTGTGACATCCATCGTTACAAGGAAAGTTCGTTTTCCCATCTTCGTCTTTTCAATGAAGTTGATAAAATCTGTGGAGTCTTTCAGATAAGACGTTTGCGATGTGGAAATAGGCTGAAGTAATGTGTCAACAAATGCTGATATTCTTTCTGTAGGCCCGTTACAACCAGAGATTATTGGTCTCCCTACAAGAGTAGGCTTGTGGATTTTAGTAAGGGTATAGAATTCAGGTATTCGCGGTGGATTTGGAGTTTGAGACAACCATTTTTTGGTCATGTCATCGATATAGTTGTTACGGCTTAATTCTGAGATCAAGCGTGACACTTTCGTATGTGTTTCTTTCACTATGGGTTTGTCAAGAGGCTTGTAGTTATTTAGGTCATTGATTTGGACTTGGCCCTCttgtattttatcattttcattCATGACAACAAGTGTGGTTCCCTTGTccgcctttttaaaatttagatcTTTGTTTGAGTCATGTTTGCGAAAAAGCGAAGACTGAAGAAACCAATTTgaactatgtacttattgacagagtgggagggccggaggGCCAAAtgttttcctgtccggcccgacctaaactcagtaaataagcattttattatatgggctctttacactatttatgagcactcagaagatgaagttaggacaaaataaaaacaaaaatgtgcaCAGAAAATCTATCTATAAATATGTTCTTTGCAGTTgattttctggctgtaaattacttgaatgtttaaaagcaaagaaatcccctaaaattgcatcgcacggagcagtacgtgttcctagtagggccgtacggcttttccGGCCCttctcgcgctaatgcgtacggccctcatacgagGATTatcccaatagttttgcaatgaaagcgcacacggggccgtacgggccatatgatgaATTGAAGTTTTGAAATACTCAATATCTGTCTTCAGGAGAAGAACTTTTTAGGTATATAAAAACCTACTTTAATACATATTCACCTAACTTGACCTTGTTCTTATTGTTGGCGCTGATGACTAAAGGGAGTTTCCCTATGATAATGAGATGGTTTAGTGTACCATACAAACCTCCTAGACTTCATAAGTTGACTTTCATTCAGCTGTGAAAGTTATGCTAGTCTTGAGAACTCGATAAGAGGTTCATTGCGCACATGAGATTCACCCTAGGTATGTGATACAACCCTTAAATTGCGCTGCTTAGCGGCGTACAGCTGTGTTtagctctgtatagctctgtatatcTGTGTAAAGCTGTGTATAGCCcagtatagccctgtatagctgtgtctAGCCCTGTATATCTGTGCATAGCTGTTTATAGCCCTGTATATAGCTGGGTATAGACCTTTACAGCTGTGTACAGCCCTGTTTTACTGTGTATAGCTCTCTGTAGCTGTTTATAACCCTGTATaactgtgtatagctctgtataaccctgtatagctgtgaataggtctgtatagctctgtatagctgtgtataacccTGTGTAGCTGTGTATTGCTCTTTATAACTGTGTTTAGCTATGTACACTTGTGTATAGTTGTGTATAGCACAGTATAGCgttgtatagctgtgtatagtcctgtatatctgtgtataggtatgtatacctgtgtataggtctgtatcgctgtgtatagccctgtataggtatgtatagctgtgtatagcgctgtatagctgaGTATAgatctgtatagctgtgtatagctatgtatacctttgtataagtctgtatagctctgtatagcgctgtagagctgtgtatagacctgtatagctgtgaatagctatgtatacctgtgtataggtctgtatagctctgtatagcccagtatagcgctgtatagctgtgtatagacctgtatatctgtgtataggtatgtatacttgtgtataggtctgtatagccctttataggtatgtatagcggtattagctgtgtatagccctgtataggtatgtatagctgtgtatagcgctgtatagctgaGTATAgatctgtatagctgtgtataactatgtatacctttgtataggtctgtatagctctgtatagcgctgtagagctgtgtatagaccttTATAGCTGTgaatagctatgtatacctgtgtataggtctgtatagctctgtatagcccagtatagcgctgtatagctgtgtatagacctgtatatctgtgtataggtatgtattcctgtgtataggtctgtatagccctttataggtatgtatagcactgtatagcgcTATACAtctgtgtatagctgtgtatagacctgtatagctgtgtataactatgtatacctttgtataggtctgtataggtatgtatagctgtgtatagcgctGTAGAGCTGTGTATAGTCCTGTATAGCTGTGAATAGCtttgtatacctgtgtataggtctgtatagttCTGTATAGCCCAGTgtagcgctgtatagctgtgtatagacctgttAGCTGtatatagctatgtatacctgtgtataggtctgtatagctgtatatatccttgttttgttgtgtatagctctgtatagccttgtataggtatgtatagctgtgtatagctgtgtataatgctgtatagctatgtatagaCTTGtttagctgtgtatagctatgtatacctgtgtataggtctgtatagccctgtataggtatgtataaatgtgtatagccctgtatgtCTGTAgagctctgtatagctgtgtatagccctttatagctgtgtatggctatgtatatgtgtgtatagccctttatagctgtgtacagctctttatagcggtgtacagctatgtatagctgtgtatagctgtatatagctgtgtatagctgtatatagctgtgtataaccctctatagctgtgtatagctgtgtctAGGTATGTTAGCTGTGTATGATTACGTTGTGTACCTCCAGGACATAATATGTATGTAATGATATAATATGTATTGGGTACATAATAATTccccatacatgacgtacctaccCAAAATTCTGCGCCAGTGGTACCCAAGGCACCGTGGACAATTTCACGGAACAGAAGTCGGTGTAAATTTGGATGTAAAGTGGCTTTGTTTTTGCGATTTGGCAGATTTTTTTACAACTAAAGCGAGGCAAGATAAgataaattgctttttttaacttAACTCTTCTAATTTAAATCTAAATCATAGAGAAATCTGGTCGCCAAAGTGGCGACTAAACCAGAATTTTTAGTCGCCAAAGGGAAAATgttagtcgcattggcgaccgtatcggtcgcaatttcgagccctgttaaTTGGCCAATTCTTACgggaaaagaaaataatagaaCAATTACCTCGAAAAAGGAATGTCTTTTCTGGGCAGGCAGGTTATCATTTGGCTAATCACAGAGATAACCTTACTTAAGGTTGTTCTGTAGGTAAAGACAACCATTTTAAGAAATCATTCAAACAGTAGAGGTAATTGCAAGTTAAAGTTCAAATACCGGGTAACATTCATCTGCACAGCTTGTTGGGCCCACAAAAGCTCAACAAAGTCAGCACACAGtcttcccagacttggcgtcatagtATGTGGGTTTGAGGTTGTTGGCTCTCTTCTCTGCCCTGCGAGGTTTTtatctgggtactctggttttcccatttcctcaaaaactaacctgCGGTTTGCGGTTTGATATCGAgttaatttgacttgattttttgcagtgtccccaattagttccTAGATGCTAAATATTAATCACAAAAATTTCATTTCTCCTCATTACCAGCATCCATTGATCAAATCTTAAAATAGCTTCATTCCTAAAAAAgataccctgcaagcagagtccctttcgatcttcctagataagtcgggaagaggaaagtagactctgctcgccgcctgcACATTTCGCATTAAGCAAGcgttaaaaatgtaaatgtatttGGTGTCAGTCAtgcgtgaccagtagccacaaaaccacaaaacgaaaacagaCAGTCAggatattttccaacaactctggcaaacacacgacaatcaaggaatcatttcattggaaactcaagatagtccataggtttataggtttctgtcagactagtttctgtaaccgacacatgggaaaaactcatgggaattccatcagttaaaattgccacgctgttgtaaatttcaaaagatcGATGACGCGCGGTGATTGATCAtgcacaaaaattaaaaaaacaggtttgacagctcgaaactggactgactcatccaattctttggatgagcggcaaatcaaaggaTGTGGAGGCAGCGAGCAgggtctactttcctcttcctgaCTTAtttaggaagatcgaaagagactcttcTCGCAGGGTAAAAAAAGACGAAGATCcaagaagaaataaaaagagaaaactcaTGTTTCAAACATACCTTtgcattaataattaattttaatgtcttTTTGGAATGGTGTTTCAGAGCATAGTTAATaataaaactcttttttaaaattttttggtCAATATTTTGACCCTGACCAAGCACAAACCAAACCTTTTTCTAAATGACAGCAAATCAATAGTTTCTTGGAGCCATGGCTCACAGggagtcatgcaagccaacaCGGCGAGCCATTTGAGTCAACAAGTGAGTTAACATGCGAGTCaagcagttattgaaagctaactgttttaaaatgggtgcttgtatgtagacttaaatactgtttatcaagGCTATTAtaaatgggtgcttagagttAAATGTGATTCACATGACTCACTGGCTCACATTTCGTCAAGACCCTTTCATAACCAGGCCATCTATATGAACTATGTTCAGAGGAATTAAATTTTATCAAAACAAATTGAATCTAAAGAATTTAATATCAAGTTcctaattaattaaataatagtaatgatgatTAACATTGCAAGTACTGTACAGTATCCAGGgtataattagttcttattaaccgagcgggaggtctgtatgggagaatcttgaccgaggacgccagtacagaccgaacgcagtgaggtctgtgccagcgaccgaggtcaagattctcccatacagaccgacctagctcggttaataagatgtttattatatggccaaacaagaacaatttaattcgtttaatgtaactagtttgtactaactgacattttgcttgcgaacggcgatgagtggcaatgagctgaacttaattctgtcaaagtttgctcgtcatcctctctcagttttgtcatcatgctgtttggcacttccataaataaatattggtagaagataATACTCAATATTTCACctcaaaacattaccggtctagatgccggtctagatgggaaaatctagaccgcggtcaatatcgattttagccaatcaaattcgtgaattttgtagttcccagtcctcgtgagacggagccatataataattattattaatattacaaCTTTAACTccttaataaataaatttctgtgaTTGGGCTTCATAGGCTGCAACAACATCAGCCATGAAGATGTTTTGGGCATTTATTTTTAACAGTACTTAGGGTATAATTAACCCATTAATTTAATAGTCTAAATTACATTCAGTCGCATTTGTTATGCATTTCAATAAACTTCAGGCACAGAAAGTTCAATTCCATTGAAGTTTGAGATTTCTGTTTTGTTAAAGCTACTGTTGATCAATGTAACTGTCCTGATCAAAGGGTCACAAGGCACCCATACACTTATATTGGGCACCTATATTAATTTCCCATATCAGCTTTTCAGGGTAAATGAAACATGCTACAAGAGAACAGAGCTTTTTAGCAGTTCTAACttgctggaggcaaaccagttagtTGTTTTCAAGTGCACCAAAGAAGTTGAAATAGAGATTACTTATTACAAAGAATAACTTCAGCTGGTGGCCAGCACCTGGGATCTGCTGATCTCAAGCCAAGCTGCCTAACCGCCTCATCCACCACACCCATCCATTCAAAATATGAACTTCAGTGCACCTAAGTTTATAAAATGCACAAGACATTTAAAGGCAATCTTTGGATTGTCATTAAAAATACAGTTAAATAGGATAGGTGCTGCCTCAGCTTTAAACAGTGGATTAATGTTACAGAGGCAAATAATTTACTCAAAATAAATAATGTttcatttttcaattaaatCACCAACTCTTTAACAATAAAAACAGCCTTTTCAATAACAACTTCATAAATTTATACT from Montipora capricornis isolate CH-2021 chromosome 2, ASM3666992v2, whole genome shotgun sequence includes the following:
- the LOC138037353 gene encoding uncharacterized protein, producing the protein MNENDKIQEGQVQINDLNNYKPLDKPIVKETHTKVSRLISELSRNNYIDDMTKKWLSQTPNPPRIPEFYTLTKIHKPTLVGRPIISGCNGPTERISAFVDTLLQPISTSQTSYLKDSTDFINFIEKTKMGKRTFLVTMDVTSLYTNIPQEDGITTVCNAYENFHKNNPPIPTNYIKEMLRLILKENSFQFNGKNYLQIHGTTMGTKMAVAFANIFMAYIETEILSKSVIKPLIWKRYIDDIFSLWDVSKQDIDKFITQANSHHPTIKFTAEISNTEATFLDTVVYKGKRFQNQSTLDVKTHFKPTETF